The Xanthomonas sontii genome contains a region encoding:
- a CDS encoding alpha-L-fucosidase, with product MTTETRPRADRSRHAGAARQTLASALALMLALTALPASAADAPSPTAPTATTLSPEQIDQQWLQATAKYAPERARLVREANDGARGGPFRPDWTSLKQYRSPSWYDNAKFGIFIHWGVFSVPAFGNEWYSRNMYQQGSKDYLHHRETYGPQSRFGYKDLIPLFTAPKFDPQAWATLFRDAGARYVVPVAEHHDGFAMYDSQLSDWTAVKMGPKRDVLGELSKAIRAQGLHFGLSSHRAEHDWFFDGGRQFDSDVNDPRYAGLYGPAQVRLPGKDDADVTNDWTPVSQAWLDDWLARTTELIDRYDPDLIYFDWWIAHPTFRGTLPTMLSYYYNHGAAKGGVVVNYKLGAFPEGAGTLDIERGQLTGIHPTHWQTDTSVSNASWGYVENDTYKTPTFIIHMLVDVVSKNGNLMLNIGPRADGSIPDTERAILLSIGKWLKTNGEAIYDSTPWRSYGEGPTEVVGGTFQDTKTKPYTPEDFRFTTGHGALYAIELGWPVDGQALIRSLKPADGVRGVTLLANGKPVPFEQRADGLHLRLPAKPVGEHAYVFRIDLSSPTPPTDSSR from the coding sequence ATGACGACCGAGACCCGCCCCCGTGCGGACCGATCCCGCCACGCCGGAGCCGCACGCCAGACCCTGGCCAGCGCGCTGGCCCTCATGCTCGCGCTGACGGCCCTGCCCGCCAGCGCCGCGGACGCGCCGTCGCCGACCGCGCCCACCGCCACCACCCTCAGTCCGGAACAGATCGACCAGCAGTGGCTGCAGGCCACCGCCAAGTACGCGCCCGAACGCGCGCGGCTGGTGCGCGAAGCCAACGATGGCGCGCGCGGCGGACCGTTCCGACCCGACTGGACCTCGCTCAAGCAGTACCGCTCGCCGTCCTGGTACGACAACGCCAAGTTCGGCATCTTCATCCATTGGGGCGTGTTCTCGGTGCCGGCCTTCGGCAACGAGTGGTATTCGCGCAACATGTACCAGCAGGGCAGCAAGGACTACCTGCACCATCGGGAAACCTACGGCCCGCAGTCGCGCTTCGGCTACAAGGACCTGATCCCGCTGTTCACCGCGCCCAAGTTCGATCCGCAGGCCTGGGCCACCCTGTTCCGCGACGCCGGCGCCCGCTACGTGGTGCCGGTGGCCGAACACCACGACGGCTTCGCCATGTACGACTCGCAGCTGTCGGACTGGACCGCGGTGAAGATGGGTCCCAAGCGCGACGTGCTCGGCGAGCTGTCCAAGGCGATCCGCGCACAGGGCCTGCATTTCGGCCTGTCCTCGCACCGCGCCGAGCACGACTGGTTCTTCGACGGCGGCCGCCAGTTCGACTCGGACGTCAACGACCCGCGCTACGCCGGCCTGTACGGCCCGGCGCAGGTGCGCCTGCCGGGCAAGGACGACGCCGACGTCACCAACGACTGGACCCCGGTGTCGCAGGCCTGGCTGGACGACTGGCTGGCGCGCACCACCGAACTGATCGACCGCTACGACCCGGACCTGATCTATTTCGACTGGTGGATCGCGCACCCGACCTTCCGCGGCACCCTGCCGACCATGCTGTCGTACTACTACAACCACGGCGCGGCCAAGGGCGGCGTGGTGGTGAACTACAAGCTCGGCGCCTTCCCCGAAGGTGCCGGCACACTCGATATCGAGCGCGGCCAGCTCACCGGCATCCATCCCACGCACTGGCAGACCGACACCTCGGTCAGCAACGCCTCGTGGGGCTATGTCGAGAACGACACCTACAAGACGCCGACCTTCATCATCCACATGCTGGTGGACGTGGTCAGCAAGAACGGCAACCTGATGCTCAACATCGGCCCGCGCGCCGACGGTTCGATCCCGGACACCGAACGCGCGATCCTGCTGTCGATCGGCAAGTGGCTCAAGACCAACGGCGAGGCGATCTACGACAGCACGCCGTGGCGCAGCTACGGCGAAGGCCCGACCGAAGTGGTCGGCGGCACCTTCCAGGACACCAAGACCAAGCCGTACACGCCCGAGGATTTCCGCTTCACCACCGGCCACGGCGCGCTGTACGCGATCGAGCTGGGCTGGCCGGTCGACGGCCAGGCGCTGATCCGCTCGCTGAAGCCGGCCGATGGCGTGCGTGGCGTCACCCTGCTCGCCAACGGCAAGCCGGTGCCGTTCGAGCAGCGCGCCGACGGCCTGCACCTGCGCCTGCCGGCCAAGCCGGTGGGAGAACACGCCTACGTGTTCCGCATCGACCTGTCCTCCCCCACTCCGCCAACGGATTCCTCCCGATGA
- a CDS encoding TonB-dependent receptor yields the protein MNSRTTTLALSIMAALYLSGNAAAQEAPASATADSKNVQQLDAITVTGYRASLEKSQSVKRSANSIVDAISAEDIGKFPDTNAAESLAHLPGISVDRQFGEGEKVSINGTDPALNRVLLNGQTIASGDWGGNPTDTSGRTFNYTLLSPEIIGLMEVYKTPEARIDEGSIGGTVIVHTRKPLDLPKNTIRGSIGYNYNDRSEEGNPRGSALWSWKNDDETFGALISATHDKQDLSRAGIEFFGYNTGAGIPPTARISGDGGNVATAKIPVGINSAFFQQTRERNGLQGALQWKPNDQNEFNLTGIYIKGKYNNFSESRYVCPGCGDQDKITSATVQNGYVTQATVTDGAGNGKQPYAQLDTNYRESTVTTKSLNLRHDFYGDKWVFTSQVGTTEATGGKNPEYLMKFLLKDGGYNFGYDGSHTDVNYDNASAANWGLVGSPAGLAPGSTAASAMQAGGIYYAKSTDKEKYFQFDAARDLDWGPLNKLQLGYKYINHDNGVDARGNRINTTNAISLTDFSPGTTPSGLYDGLGASGDLTNWPTANLNSVISYLRGQPQGPYNRDYGSSFDVKEITSDLYAQLNFESGAWRGNLGVRYVDTKDKSLYWQSADGGATYNQTQVGKQYYKPLPSFNLAYDLDTDKVLRFSVAKVMARPRYGDLAGSFTINSSNGNLTASGGNPDLKPYESTNYDLAAEWYFAPSSMLSAELFYRDISSYIVTTTSQQQLTDAVSGVSGLFTVTSPINASDAKVKGASLNYQQAFGYGFGLQANYTYATADASTGLNLPYLSKNTYNVIPYWENGPWMVRLNYSYRSKYFTQVGRLNSQVFTDEYKQLDLTASYEINDWMSVSFSATNLLDSTYYWYNEVKYAPIGMYKNGRGYQAQLNFKF from the coding sequence ATGAATAGCCGCACCACTACCTTAGCCCTCAGCATCATGGCCGCGCTGTACCTGTCCGGTAACGCCGCCGCGCAGGAAGCGCCCGCTTCCGCCACCGCGGATTCCAAGAACGTCCAGCAGCTGGATGCCATCACCGTCACCGGTTACCGCGCCTCGCTGGAGAAGAGCCAGTCGGTGAAGCGCTCGGCCAACTCCATCGTCGATGCGATCAGCGCCGAGGACATCGGCAAGTTCCCGGACACCAATGCCGCCGAGTCGCTGGCGCACCTGCCGGGCATCAGCGTGGACCGCCAGTTCGGCGAAGGCGAGAAGGTCAGCATCAACGGCACCGACCCGGCGCTGAACCGCGTGCTGCTCAATGGCCAGACCATCGCCTCGGGCGACTGGGGCGGCAACCCGACCGACACCAGCGGCCGCACCTTCAACTACACCCTGCTGTCTCCGGAAATCATTGGCCTGATGGAGGTCTACAAGACCCCGGAAGCCCGCATCGACGAAGGCTCGATCGGCGGCACCGTGATCGTGCACACCCGCAAGCCGCTGGACCTGCCGAAGAACACCATCCGCGGTTCGATCGGCTACAACTACAACGACCGTTCGGAAGAAGGCAATCCGCGCGGCTCGGCGCTGTGGAGCTGGAAGAACGACGACGAGACCTTCGGCGCGTTGATCTCCGCCACCCACGACAAGCAGGATCTGTCGCGCGCCGGCATCGAGTTCTTCGGCTACAACACCGGCGCCGGCATCCCGCCGACCGCGCGCATCTCCGGCGACGGTGGCAACGTCGCGACCGCCAAGATCCCGGTGGGCATCAACAGCGCCTTCTTCCAGCAGACCCGCGAGCGCAACGGCCTGCAGGGCGCGCTGCAGTGGAAGCCGAACGATCAGAACGAGTTCAACCTGACCGGCATCTACATCAAGGGCAAGTACAACAACTTCAGCGAATCGCGCTACGTCTGCCCGGGCTGCGGCGACCAGGACAAGATCACCAGCGCGACCGTGCAGAACGGCTACGTCACCCAGGCCACGGTCACCGATGGCGCCGGCAACGGCAAGCAGCCGTATGCGCAGCTGGACACCAACTACCGCGAAAGCACCGTCACCACCAAGAGCCTGAACCTGCGCCACGACTTCTACGGCGACAAGTGGGTGTTCACCTCGCAGGTCGGTACCACCGAGGCCACCGGCGGCAAGAACCCCGAATACCTGATGAAGTTCCTGCTGAAGGACGGTGGCTACAACTTCGGTTACGACGGCAGCCACACCGACGTCAACTACGACAACGCCAGTGCCGCCAACTGGGGTCTGGTCGGTTCGCCGGCCGGCCTGGCGCCCGGTTCCACTGCCGCTTCGGCGATGCAGGCCGGCGGCATCTACTACGCCAAGAGCACGGACAAGGAGAAGTACTTCCAGTTCGACGCCGCCCGCGATCTGGACTGGGGCCCGCTGAACAAGCTGCAGCTCGGCTACAAGTACATCAACCACGACAACGGCGTCGACGCCCGCGGCAACCGCATCAACACCACCAATGCGATTTCGCTGACCGACTTCAGCCCCGGCACCACCCCGAGCGGTCTGTACGACGGCCTGGGCGCCAGCGGCGACCTGACCAACTGGCCGACCGCCAACCTCAACTCGGTGATCAGCTACCTGCGCGGGCAGCCGCAGGGTCCGTACAACCGCGACTACGGCTCCTCGTTCGACGTCAAGGAAATCACCAGCGACCTGTACGCGCAGCTGAACTTCGAGTCCGGCGCGTGGCGCGGCAACCTGGGCGTGCGTTATGTCGACACCAAGGACAAGTCGCTGTACTGGCAGAGCGCCGATGGCGGCGCCACCTACAACCAGACCCAGGTGGGCAAGCAGTACTACAAGCCGCTGCCGAGCTTCAACCTGGCCTACGATCTGGATACCGACAAGGTGCTGCGCTTCTCCGTGGCCAAGGTGATGGCACGTCCGCGCTACGGCGACCTGGCCGGCTCGTTCACCATCAACAGCAGCAACGGCAACCTGACCGCAAGCGGCGGCAACCCGGACCTGAAGCCCTACGAGTCGACCAACTACGATCTGGCCGCCGAGTGGTACTTCGCCCCGTCCAGCATGCTGTCGGCGGAACTGTTCTATCGCGACATCAGCTCGTACATCGTCACCACCACCTCGCAGCAGCAGCTGACCGATGCGGTGAGCGGCGTGAGCGGCCTGTTCACGGTGACCTCGCCGATCAACGCCTCCGACGCCAAGGTCAAGGGCGCCTCGCTGAACTACCAGCAGGCCTTCGGCTACGGCTTCGGTCTGCAGGCGAACTACACCTACGCCACCGCCGACGCCAGCACCGGCCTGAACCTGCCGTACCTGTCGAAGAACACCTACAACGTGATCCCCTACTGGGAAAACGGTCCGTGGATGGTGCGCCTGAACTACAGCTACCGCTCCAAGTACTTCACCCAGGTCGGCCGCCTGAACTCGCAGGTGTTCACCGACGAGTACAAGCAGCTGGACCTGACCGCCTCGTACGAGATCAACGACTGGATGAGCGTGAGCTTCAGCGCGACCAACCTGCTCGACTCGACGTACTACTGGTACAACGAGGTCAAGTACGCGCCGATCGGCATGTACAAGAACGGCCGCGGCTACCAGGCGCAGCTGAACTTCAAGTTCTGA